Genomic segment of Leishmania major strain Friedlin complete genome, chromosome 20:
tgctgcgcccGAGCGCCTCTTACACGTGTGCCTGCTTACGTGGACGTTAGCATGCTGCGTTCTTTGAGGGTTATGGGCGGAGCTAGcggctcttcctcctctcccttgcGTTGCTTCACGTGTTCGAGGTCGAGCTGCATGCACAAGAGCGGGTGGTGTATGGTGAGGCGATGTTACAAGCTCCGTACCACTCTCGCCTCTGGAATCAGATGGGCATGCGCTAGTACTTCCGCCGCTTACTCGATCCGTGTATGCGCCcatgcgtctgtgtgcgcgcttgtgcACGCGTCTCGGTGGCTCGCGCTTCCCTGCCACTTACGctgctttcctcctccttcccccatGTCcttgcacacgcgcacacccgaCACCGTCGCACGCATCATGACATGCTGCACACAACCATGCATACGCGcgcgcctcccccctcatgtccgcgcgtgtgtgcgcctgcccGTTCTCGAACGAACAAACAACCCGGCCGTCATCCCATCGACGGCACGCGCGCCCGCCTCCGACTCTGGCCGAATTCGGAATGCGGCCGCACTAAAGCGATAGAGAGGCGAACCATGTCTGGTGTTCCCATCAAAACCGAGGtgaagcaggaggagggcaagtacggggccaccgccgctacgCAGGAATCGAAGCCCGGCATCTTCGCCACCCAGGAGACCCTCGGTGACGTCGTCCGGGAAGATAAGGAAGGCACCTTGTATATCTGCGGAAACTGCACGGCGCAGCTCTACTTCAAGCCAGACTCGCGCCTCGTGTGCCCCATATGCTCTCACATCACCGGCGCCTCGACTGTATTCTACAAAATCCGGACAGAGCCTACGACGTACGATACCGTCTGAGGTAGTGTCGCAGAAACAGAGGAGGTCGAagtgtctctctctctctcgaggACGGGCTGTGAAGCGGAGCGGCAGGTGCGGAGGGTGCGTGCTGCGTTGCAGAGGCGTCGAACTCCCGCGCCTGCCTCATCactccctttttttcgttgtgttTTGCTGTCGGGTCGATTGGATTCGATGGCGCACTGCCTGACGTGGTCCGCGTCGGGCCTCCCCTGCGCATAAACAAGCAAAACACGCAAGCTCGAATTCGACGCGGTCGCCTCAACAAGGAGGGGGGTTGCcgaaaggagagaggggggtggcGATAGGAAgggatgtgcgtgtgccgccggTCGACACGTGGCAGCCACGGCCACCGCATCGCTGATGCGCCGTGCTTTTGTAGCTGTTCTTCGTCAGTGCTTTCACTGTGgacatgcgtgtgtgcgtgaatGTTACCACAGATAGCTGCGGCTGGGCAACactcgcccccctccccctcccccacaccacacacactGCATGTGTTCGCTTCGTTTCCGTCCTATCGTGTCTCTCCGTTGCTCTCTGTTTCCCACTCTCGCACTCGCGCGCACCGGTGGCGACCGCATCGgttcctcctctctttcctttttcaAGGGCGCCAACGGGCATCTTGTTGTGTCCTCCgtggacacacacacacacacacacacacacacatacacatacacatacacacgtgcacaagTGCAATCTcccgtgcccccccccatcccccctcccccgagCGGTATGAGCGGGCTTCCAACATCTACGCAGTCGACGGTGGGCCGCGCCGGTACGAAAGacgatggcgcggcggccgcagtgccgcagtgcgtgtgcgccacgtGTATGATGCGGCTGCCGATGCCTCGTTCTTCGTCTGTTTTTGCATCGTTTCAGTGCCCACAGTGCCGCATGAATGGCATGGACGCGAAGCTCGTCTACACATGCCGCGCGCAGCCGACGGAGCACTCCACGCGATGACGCGTTTGCTGGTACGCGAATTGCACACAGCAAGCGGGTTTTTTCCTTggccctccccttctctcgcgTTACTGGCCTGTGTCTCCATCAGATCCCATGGCGGTGGGGGGGGCTTCGACATGTGTAAGAGCCATAAACAGGAGCGCGAACAAGAACAGCAACTTGGTCACGATGCGCAGGTGGCGTgtctgttgctgctgctctctttcACTCCTCCCCGCCTGCGCATGCTCCCtcgctcacgcacacgttGCCAAGAAGTTGTCGCTACGGCGGCAGTAATCATTGGCCCATTTTTTTTGGGTCGTGAGTCTGaatgtgtgtatgtgggcaTCAGCACCTATTGATGGACGCTGCTCAGCTGCGctccccacctcctctgccttTGCCGCGTGCAAGAGACGACGCCCACACTGTCTTTGTCTGCACGGGCACCTCTTCTAGGCTCggctcctccccaccccgcccacGCACCCTCCCCGCCGCCTTCTTGCGAtcgcttgtcttctctcATCTCGCTTGTGCTCCGCCGCAGAGCAGCACTGATCCACCACTGGCACAGCCGACGACGCATGTGCGACTTCGTCCTGTCCCCTCGGCTTTGGCTTTACCCCGCCCCACCTGCTCCCCGGACGAGCCCCccccgtccccctcccccgcgcgACGTTCTCTTTCACCTTTTCCGTCTGCACACCCTTTGTGGACTCGCGgctctctttctgtttcgTTTTCTCCGTTGTAGTgagccaccgccaccatgtCGATTGAGCTGCTCGTGGAGGCGATCCATACCTCGCCCATCCGGCTCTCTCTGTGCATCTGTGGTGCAGGCGCCGGCGTGATTCGCCGCCTCACGCGCGTGCCCGAGTGCAGTCGCACCCTGCTCGAGGCCAACGTTCTCTACCATCGCGGTTCGACGCAGAGAGCATTAGATGGTCTGCCGCTTCATATCGTCAGTGCTGATGCGGCtcggcagctggcgcagcacgcctTTCACACGTCTCGCGCGATCGTCTTTgccgaggcgcgcgagcagcagcggcagcagcagcctccaGAACCCGCGTCGACGCTACCCAAGCAGACAGCGACTCTTCTCTTCGGCATTGGTGCCACGTCTGCTGTCAAGACGAGCCGCtcacggcgcagcagggacgaggtgcatgtgtgtgtctggggCGGATCGGTCGGTCTACCGGAGGGCTCCTCCCACCAAAGCGGCGGCAGCCCTGCCATGCTTGGCGCGGTCCGCTACTACCACATGGACATGCCGGACTGGTTGAGCAGGGCGGAGCAGGACGAGCAAGTGGAGCTGGTGGTGCTCCACGCCATTGCGCGCACAGTGGAGTCCTGCATCCCCGCCGACGCGGAGGTGGTGAGCAGGGACACCAACGCACCTGGTCAGCGCGCCTACCCACGTTCTGTGTTTCAAGCTCTGCTGCCCAGCGCTGCAGAGAGCGCCTCCGCTCGCGGTGATAAGGTGCGCATATCGAGCTCGCCGCCTAGCCTCTCCGTCGTCACGGACGCCGCGCGACTGTGGTCGGTGCCGTCCGAGTCGGCTCCGGAGCCGGTGTGCCTGGATCCATCCGGCGAGGTGCGATGGGCACTGCAGAACGTCCTGGGCGCCGgcgcttctgccgccgcgtccgACGGCAGCGTGCGAGACGTGTGCGCTTTGTGGAACCGACATGGCGAATTGCACTGTAGCGGTATTTCTCCGTACTCGGCGGCGCTTCGaaacgccgcggcggcggtgatggagcATCAGCAAGAGGGCGGGTACGACCGAAGCGCTGCCCCAGCTGCGTCGAGCAACGTGATCCGCCTTCTCTACCCTGGGTCTTTCAACCCGCTTCACTACGGACACACGGAGCTGGTGCAGGCGGCcacgcgtgtgctgcgccagcgacagcagcaggacGTGGAGCAGACCTCTCTACCGACGTCGGTAGAGGTGACGTATGAAATTGCTGCGAAGGTGGTGGATAAGGGCGCCATCGAGATGGATGACCTGGCGCGCCGTGTGCACCAGTTCTTGCGCCGCGGTGAGCGGGTTGCCGTGACTGCGGCGCCTCTCTTTGTGGACAAGGCAAGGCTGTTCCCAGGTCACGGCTTCCTTATCGGCATCGACAccgccgtgcgcgtgctggaCCCGAAGCACTACAGCACGAACGAGGACCCAGCGGATGCCGAAGCCGCAATGGTGGCGGCGCTAACCCACGACATTGCAGGCAGGGGGTGCTATTTTGTGGTAGGTGGGCGCAAGATGAGCGATCCTGCAGGCTGGCGGGAGCTGTCGTCGCTGCGCATCCCGGAGAGCGTTCAACACTTGTTCGTCGGCATCCCAGCCACAGAGTTTCGCGTAGATGTCAGCTCAACGGAGCTGCGTGCCCAGCGCAAGGGTTGTAGTGCGTAAAGACGCACACTTGGGAGCTGATctcgatggcggcagcggcagcggcgtcgcacaCTTCTTCGTTGCACTTGATCGGACCCGCACCCTTGTGTGTATGCACGGGAGCACATCTATGGCAGCCGCATACGGCCCGCACACTTCTCCTTGCCCCTTCTCCGACAGCCTCACGTCCGTATgagggccgcggccgcgccaTCGACGCTTCCGCTGGCTGCTCTCTTTTAGTGCTTGTGTTTTGGGGGCGGGCGAGTGAGTGGGGGCTCTCTTTCGcgcgccttctctcttcatCCGTGGGTATGCGCGCATGCGAGCGGGCTTGTCGTTGCACGTCCTCCGTGTTCTCACGTCTTGCCACCCTTCGTGCTCTTCCTCTTGCGATTCTCTGTGTCTATCCCTTGCTCGCGCACTGGTCCCTCGGGTGCGTTGTGACATCTGCGCTCCCCTCGCCCACGGAGGCGTGGCGTGGCCTGGCCTGGCCTGAgaatggtggtggtgttcggcgtgtgtgcagagCTGCCGAAGTCGCGCGAAGGCCACATatagacgcacacacacacatacacacaagcaTGCATACGATGAAGCGTCCATCAAACGGCCGAGCCGTGTTTGGCGACGCGAAGGCGGTGGCCTGCGTGAAAAACGAAGAAGGAGTGATCTCAGGGCTTGTAGCTATCTTCTCTGCACTCTCCGGCTGCTCGTTTGAACAGTGTATTCGATCATGCAACTggtagtgtgtgtgtgtgtgtgtgtgtgttcgtgttgGCCACGGAATCAAGCCAAAGTGTTCACCGGCAGAGATGGGGGTGGGTCAGTGCTGTACGGCCCCCAGCGTCGCCTCAACAGCCCCCAACCggcacgccccccccccgtgcTTGTCCACGGCCCCCTCTTGTGGTCCCTCTTTCTGGTTTCTGTCTccggacacacacacacacctgcttctcctctctccccgctTGACCTGCTCCTCTTTCCACCACGCATCGAGCACTGCCTTGTCCATTTCTtcaacgcgcacacacacacgactgctgctgctgctgtcctcCTCTGCACACCGTACATCCAGCTAAAACTTTCCAAGAGAGGGCGGGAGCCGTCGGTTTCGTCGCTTCGTGGTACCGCGAAGAGGTGGTAGAGAACACGGGCGCGCCGTGCAGTCGCGTCGCActgacacgcacgcacacgcaacgcATTCGAAAGCCGAGCGAGACCCAGGAAACGTGATTGTCGCAGTATTCTTAGGTAATACGCACGCCACTCTCCCGCCCTCCCCGTCGACTCCCTCCTCAGCCTCTCttagcgtgtgtgtgggcagCACTCCTCTCAGCGCCCTTTTCGCTAGTTCGTCCGATT
This window contains:
- a CDS encoding putative RNA polymerase subunit yields the protein MLHTTMHTRAPPPSCPRVCAPARSRTNKQPGRHPIDGTRARLRLWPNSECGRTKAIERRTMSGVPIKTEVKQEEGKYGATAATQESKPGIFATQETLGDVVREDKEGTLYICGNCTAQLYFKPDSRLVCPICSHITGASTVFYKIRTEPTTYDTV